In Pseudomonadota bacterium, the following are encoded in one genomic region:
- a CDS encoding beta-ketoacyl-[acyl-carrier-protein] synthase family protein produces the protein RVAITGIGIISCLGLTREDVQQSLREGVSGIKLLPERKKLGFQSGLSGVISGFNEKEYLNRKARKTLPEFGLWAWAAVTQALDQAGIDPKDLNGDERTGLIFGNDSSTVTAVEQVDTLRADHETATIGSGHIFRLLTSTITLNFSTLLGIHGMSWTVSGACASGAMAIGQAAELIAYGRQDRMICGGAQEISWQSMCSFDALGAFSRREDDPQSASRPFDQGRDGLVPSGGAAALILEEYDTAAKRGANILGEVLSYANTSDGHHIVVPSGEGLERAMHQAITESGLAPDDIDLVLAHATSTPTGDQAEALALRKIFDTDTGKTGPMITAVKGLSGHEFWMAGASQAVYGLLMAHGGFVAGNPNLKFPDSSAKNLRFPLETSNLCVSNLLLNAAGFGGTNACLIIKIIR, from the coding sequence AAGAGTCGCCATTACCGGAATCGGGATTATCTCCTGCCTGGGACTCACACGGGAAGATGTACAACAATCACTCCGGGAGGGAGTAAGCGGCATAAAGCTCCTGCCCGAGAGAAAAAAACTCGGGTTCCAAAGCGGCCTGAGCGGTGTTATCTCCGGCTTCAACGAAAAAGAATATCTCAACAGAAAAGCCAGAAAAACCCTTCCTGAATTCGGCCTCTGGGCCTGGGCCGCAGTCACCCAGGCCTTGGACCAGGCTGGTATTGATCCGAAAGATCTCAATGGCGACGAACGCACCGGCCTGATCTTCGGCAACGACTCCTCAACGGTCACCGCGGTTGAACAGGTGGATACCCTCCGCGCTGACCACGAAACCGCGACCATCGGCAGCGGCCATATCTTCAGACTGCTCACCAGCACGATCACCCTCAATTTCAGCACCCTGCTCGGCATTCACGGCATGTCCTGGACGGTAAGCGGCGCCTGCGCCAGCGGCGCAATGGCAATCGGCCAGGCCGCTGAACTCATTGCATACGGCAGACAGGACAGAATGATCTGCGGCGGCGCGCAGGAAATATCCTGGCAGTCCATGTGCAGCTTTGACGCCCTGGGAGCTTTTTCCCGCAGAGAAGACGACCCGCAATCAGCCTCCCGCCCCTTTGATCAGGGCCGGGATGGCCTGGTGCCAAGCGGCGGCGCGGCGGCATTGATTCTGGAAGAGTATGATACCGCGGCAAAACGGGGAGCAAACATCCTTGGCGAGGTTTTAAGCTATGCCAACACTTCCGACGGCCATCATATTGTTGTACCAAGCGGAGAAGGACTGGAAAGAGCCATGCACCAGGCCATCACCGAGTCCGGCCTTGCGCCTGATGATATCGACCTTGTCCTGGCCCACGCGACATCCACTCCCACCGGCGACCAGGCCGAAGCCCTTGCCCTGCGGAAAATATTCGACACAGATACGGGAAAAACCGGGCCGATGATCACTGCGGTGAAAGGTCTCAGCGGCCATGAATTCTGGATGGCAGGGGCATCCCAGGCTGTATACGGCCTGCTCATGGCGCATGGGGGTTTTGTCGCCGGAAACCCCAACCTCAAATTCCCTGATTCTTCGGCAAAAAACTTGCGTTTTCCTTTGGAAACCAGTAATCTATGCGTTTCAAATTTACTTTTAAACGCCGCTGGATTTGGTGGTACAAATGCATGCTTGATCATAAAAATAATTCGCTGA
- a CDS encoding NAD(P)/FAD-dependent oxidoreductase: MLDHKNNSLNNDAIVIGSGISGLTSAALLAKKGCKVVILEKNRKPGGALRRFKRQGVPFDVGFHYTGGLGPGEILNVLWEYIGVLPRLTTQQFPAEGCDCVTIKETDKTVRCFFSYERLKDELQRKFPEEATGIAGYLETLKDICKDIPFYNLDIPITPFLRGHIAPMGRGFAEALGSFTRDPALHAVLSLPAFLHGVPPANVSIGIHAMVAHGYYSGAYAVDNGGQGIVDAFIPVLEKYGVEIKTGCAAEEILINNNAVAGVKTREGELLSSNVIFTGHPTSLLDIVPHEIFRPIFVTRLKELKNTGSMFAVFGMLNDAVNTNELCWENYYNIAKGFDSLTVDRNNPADSSLMLTAPGMRDTDADLSGASKSVILMRPADWSETEQFQLNGKKTRSYAYANWKEQATQQMISKAKTAWGAIGDITPLAAGSPLTFQDELGAPEGSVYGVLHSMDQFITGARTRLPGLYLSGQSTLMNGVMGSSLAGFVTAGEILGLEKLWDEVRTCR; encoded by the coding sequence ATGCTTGATCATAAAAATAATTCGCTGAACAACGATGCCATTGTTATCGGCAGCGGCATCAGCGGACTGACCTCTGCGGCTCTTCTCGCCAAGAAGGGATGCAAGGTCGTAATACTTGAAAAAAACAGGAAACCCGGTGGCGCCTTAAGACGATTTAAACGGCAGGGCGTCCCCTTTGATGTTGGCTTCCATTACACGGGCGGCCTTGGCCCAGGAGAAATACTCAACGTACTCTGGGAGTATATCGGCGTTTTGCCGCGCCTTACGACACAGCAATTCCCTGCGGAGGGGTGCGATTGTGTCACGATTAAAGAGACCGACAAAACCGTAAGATGTTTTTTTTCTTACGAACGACTCAAGGATGAGCTTCAAAGGAAATTTCCCGAAGAAGCCACAGGAATTGCCGGTTATCTGGAAACGCTCAAAGATATCTGCAAGGACATTCCTTTTTACAACCTGGATATCCCGATCACCCCTTTTCTGCGTGGCCATATCGCCCCCATGGGAAGAGGGTTTGCAGAAGCCCTCGGCTCCTTTACCCGTGATCCCGCTCTCCATGCTGTTTTGTCTCTGCCGGCTTTTCTTCATGGCGTACCGCCCGCAAACGTCAGCATTGGCATTCATGCCATGGTTGCCCACGGATATTATTCCGGCGCCTATGCCGTTGACAACGGCGGCCAGGGGATAGTTGACGCTTTTATCCCGGTGCTTGAAAAATACGGGGTTGAAATAAAGACCGGCTGCGCAGCCGAAGAAATACTGATCAATAATAATGCTGTTGCGGGAGTTAAGACCAGGGAAGGAGAATTACTTTCCTCCAATGTAATCTTTACCGGACACCCCACATCGCTTCTGGATATTGTCCCGCATGAAATTTTCCGGCCAATCTTTGTCACCCGGCTTAAAGAATTAAAAAACACCGGTTCGATGTTCGCAGTTTTTGGCATGCTGAATGACGCTGTCAATACCAATGAGCTTTGCTGGGAGAATTACTACAACATCGCCAAAGGCTTCGATTCACTGACTGTGGACAGGAATAATCCGGCCGACAGTTCACTGATGCTCACCGCACCCGGGATGAGAGACACGGATGCAGACCTTTCCGGAGCATCAAAGAGTGTAATCCTCATGAGACCGGCGGATTGGAGCGAGACCGAACAATTCCAGCTTAACGGGAAAAAAACCAGATCGTACGCTTATGCGAATTGGAAGGAGCAGGCAACCCAACAGATGATTTCCAAGGCTAAAACCGCCTGGGGCGCCATTGGTGACATAACACCTCTGGCTGCGGGTTCGCCCCTCACCTTCCAGGATGAACTCGGGGCCCCAGAGGGCTCGGTGTACGGCGTACTGCACAGCATGGACCAGTTCATCACCGGCGCCCGCACCCGCCTGCCCGGACTCTATCTCAGCGGCCAGAGCACCTTGATGAATGGAGTGATGGGGTCATCCCTTGCAGGGTTTGTTACTGCCGGAGAAATACTTGGCCTTGAAAAGTTATGGGATGAAGTAAGAACATGTCGGTAA